The stretch of DNA GCCACCTGAGAATGCAAAGCCAGAAATCCATTGCATTTGCGCAGCCAAGAATACAGAAACACCAGTCAAGAATGCGTGAACCACAAACAGCAGCGGCGCAACAAACATGAATGAGAATTCGAGCGGCTCAGTTACACCAGTTACAAATGAAGTTACTGCAGCAGCGCCCATAATTGAGGCAACGGCAGCTTTATTTGCTGGTTTAGCTGTGTGGTAGATTGCCAATGCAGCACCTGGCAAACCGAACATCATCACAGGGAAGAAACCAGCTTGGTACATACCAGTAACACCAGCAACAGCCTTGCCTTCTGCCAGTGACTTAGCACCACCCAAGAAGTTAGGAATATCGTTGATGCCTGCAACGTCAAACCAGAACACAGAGTTCAGAGCGTGGTGCAGACCAACTGGAATCAACAAGCGGTTGAAGAATGCATAGATACCTGCACCTACAGCGCCCAAGTCTTTAATTGCCAAACCGAAGTTAACCAGTGCATTGTAAATCACTGGCCAAACAGCCATCAGCACAAAAGAAACCACGATCATCACTACAGATGTAATGATTGGCACGCAGCGACGACCACTGAAGAATGCCAGGGCTTTGTGCAGCTCAACTTGGCTAAACTTGTTGTAGATTTCACCCGCGATTACACCAGCCAAAATACCCACAAAGGCATTTTCGATTTTGCCGAATGCTTTAGGCACATCTTCAGGCTTAATGCCTTCAATTTGCGATACTGCGCCTGGTGACAAGAGAGTTGTCACTACTAAGTAACCCACTAGACCGGCCAATGCTGCAGCGCCATCTTTATCTTTAGACATACCGTACGCAACACCAACTGCAAACAAAATTGGCATTTTGTCGATAATTGCAGCGCCAGCTTTTACCAAGAAAGCTGCCAACTGACTATTTGAACCCCAACCTGCAGGGTCAAGCCAGTAACCCACCCCTAGCATAATCGCGGCGGCCGGCAAAACTGCTACCGGAACCATCAGCGACCGGCCGATTTTTTGTAAATAACCCAGAATGTTCATCTTGTTCACCTTTAAATGACTCAATGATTTTTATAAATCAGCCGAAGCTGACATGGTATTACGACTCCAACCTTAGAATTTCATAAGCATGCTTAAGAAATCACACTGGTATGCCGATTATTAACTGTCATTGCAATATTAGGCAATGTTTAAGTAACAACATGTGCGCGACAGAAAACACATTGCAAAAACACACTGCGCAACCAGCCCCGTCACCATCCTTACTTAATACAGTCAGATTCTCACAACCTGTAGCGACATGATCTTGAGATCGCTCAATAATTACAATCCATGAGCCACCTTCTTAATACTTTGCAACATTTCTTTACACTGAAGAGCAGCTGGAACCACTGAATAACTACACATTCGGGGCAAAACGTTAAAAGTCTGCGCAAACGCTGTTTCACGCCGCTAGTGCTTCGGTTAGAATAGTTTCTTTTCTGTAATTGGTTTCCCACTCATGCTCACAGGTAGCCTTGTTGCGCTCGTCACTCCAATGGATGTGAACGGAGAAATTGATTTCCCTACGTTACGAAAACTAGTTGATTGGCATATTGAGCAAGGCACCAGCGGCATTGTGGCGGTTGGCACAACCGGTGAATCACCTACGGTTGACGTTGAAGAGCACATCGCAGTCGTTCGCACTGTGGTAGAGCAAGCTGCTGGTCGTGTGCCAGTCATTGCCGGCACTGGTGCAAACTCGACCCGCGAAGCTATTCACCTCTCAAATCAAGCACTCGCCGTCGGCGCTAATTTTGGCCTGAGCGTTGTCCCGTACTACAACAAACCAACGCAAACTGGTCTGTATCAGCACTTTAAGACCATTACCGAAAACACCGCCCTACCGACACTGCTATATAACGTTCCCGGACGAACTGCATGTGATTTGAGCAACGACACTGCATTAGAACTGGCAAAACTACCCAACATCGTCGGCATCAAAGACGCAACCGGCAACATGGAACGCGCAGCTGACTTAGTCAAACGTGCACCCGCCAATTTTGCGATTTACAGCGGAGATGACGCTTCGACCTTGCCGTTTATTCTAATTGGTGGTCATGGCACAATTTCAGTCACTGCAAACGTAGCCCCAAACGCAATGAGCCAAATGTGCCAAGCCGCACTGAACGGCCAGATTGACACAGCCAAATCAATCAATGACACACTGCAAGGCCTTCACAAGCACTTATTTATTGAAGCAAATCCAATCCCAGTAAAATGGGCACTGGAAACCATGCAGAAAATTCCTGCGGGTATCCGCTTACCACTGACTCGCCTCAGCGAAAGCGCGCAGCCAATCGTACGTGAAGCCATGCAAACCGCTGGCTTGATTAACTAACAATTAGTGCCAACTTGGGTTAGAACAATGCAACCGACTCACCTAAAAAAAATCACCTTAGCAACGACACTAATCTGCCTGCTGTCGGCCTGCTCGACCGATCAATCATTACTCTCAAGTAAAGTGGACTATCGCAGCGGCAGCGATAATGTGAATAAAAATGCGCTAGAGGTCCCACCTGACCTCACTGCAATCACGCCGAACGGCACATACAGCACACCCAATACCGCCACTGCAGCACAGACAGTAGCTCCAGCAAAAACCCAAAGCGGGCAAGAAGTACTTCCACAATATGGGAATGCTCGAATTGTGACGCAGGATGGCATTCGCTTCATTGAAGCACAAATACCCGCTGAAAAAGCTTGGGAAGATATAAAAGACTTCTGGTTAGCCAACGGGTTTATTCTCACCACAGAAAACCCAACTATTGGTGTTATGGAAACCGATTGGCTAGAGAATCGCGCCAATTTACCAACCGATTTCATGACCAATCTTTTCAGAAAAGTCGCAGATCAGTTCATTTCCACAGACACCCTTGATAAATACCGTGCCCGCATTGAGCGAAGCAGCAAGCCTGGTGTTGTCAATATTTATGTCACTCACCGTGGCATGACTGAAGTATTCAAAGAGGGCGAAGCACAAAGCAAGCAATGGAATGGTTCAGTTTGGACGCCAAGTGAGCCCAAGCCAGAACTAGAAGCCGAAATCATGGGCTTAATGCTACAAAGTCTGGGCGTGAAGAAAGAAGTAGCTCAAGCGGAAGCCAAGCAAGCCGTAAAAGTACCTAGCCGTGCAGCATTAAGCAGCTCGGGTCAAAGTATTGAAATTACCGACAGCTTTGATCGTGCATGGCGACGCGTAGGCCTTGCATTTGACCGCATTGGCTACAACGTACAAGACCGCAATCGTAGTGCCGGCGTCTATACCGTACAGCGCGCGGCTACGGATATCGACAAAGAAGCTGAAACCAACTACTTCAGCTCATTAGCATTCTGGAAAAAAGCCGATTCAAAAGACACCGTCAAGCAATCGGTCGGTCAGACTTACGATATCAAACTGAGTGAGGCAAATGGCAAAACGCTACTGAGCTTATCCAGCAAAGATGGCGCAATTGACCCAGCAGTTCAAAAGAAAATCCTTAATGATTTATTACTGCAACTAAAATAAGTCACAGCAAAAACTCAAAGGGGTATGGCTGCGCAAACCAAGCGCAACACACCCCTTTTTCGCATACCTACCGTTAGCCAGCCAACAAAAAAGCCAATCACCTACGTGATTGGCTTTTTAATTAAAACCGGCAGACTATGCTCAGTTAGATGATGCTTTGTAATTACGTTTACGTTCGTTTTCAGTCAGGAAACGCTTACGAATACGAACTGATTTTGGCGTAATCTCCACCAATTCATCATCAGCGATAAATTCAACTGCTGATTCAAGCGTCAACTTAACAGGCGGCGTCAAACGAACCGCTTCGTCTGTACCTGAGGCACGAACGTTGGTCAGCTGCTTACCTTTAATTGGGTTCACAACGAGGTCATTATCACGACTGTGAATACCGATCACCATACCTTCATACAGTTTGTCGCCAGGGCTAACAAACATACGGCCACGATCGTCCAGTTTCCACAATGCGTAAGCAACTGCTTCGCCATTATCCTGCGAAATCAGCACGCCATTATGACGACCTGGCATGTCAGCTTTTGCTGGCGCATAGTCGTCAAATACGTGGCTCATCAAGCCAGTACCGCGAGTCAAGGTCATGAAGTCGCCCTGGAAGCCGATCAGGCCACGCGCTGGAACATGATATTCCAGACGGGTACGACCTTGACCATCAGACACCATATTGGTCAATTCGCCACGGCGACGACCGATTTCTTCCATAACACCACCTTGGTGCTCATCTTCCAAGTCGATGGTCAGATTTTCGTACGGCTCACATTTAACACCGTTAATATCTTTGTACACAACACGCGGTTTAGCTACAGCCATTTCAAAGCCTTCACGACGCATGTTTTCCAGCAAAATTGTCAAATGCAGTTCGCCGCGACCAGAAACACGGAACACGTCGGTGTCATCAGTATCTTCAACGCGCAATGCCACGTTCACCAGCAATTCTTTTTGCAGGCGGTCACGGATTTGACGGCTAGTTACAAATTTGCCTTCAGTACCGGCCAATGGTGAAGTATTCACCATAAAGTCCATTGTTAGCGTTGGCTCATCCACACCCAATACTGGCAAACCAACTGGATTGTCTTTATCGCAAATGGTAACGCCAATGCCGATCTCATCCAGACCAGAAATAATAATGATATCGCCCGCTTCGGCTTGCTCAACAGGGATACGCTCCAGACCTTTAAAGCCCAGAACTTGATTGATACGACCCGATGAAACTTGATCATCGTGATTCATTACAACCACTTGCTGGCCAGGTTTGATGCGACCATTGATTACCTTACCAATCCCGAGACGGCCGGTGAATGTTGAATAATCAAGGGCAGAAATTTGTAACTGCAACGGTGCATCAGAATCGCCTGGAGGGCTAGGAACGGCTGAAACCAGCAGATCTAGCAATGGGCGCATATTGTCTGATTCTTCTTCCAAGTTCAGCTTGGCAAAGCCATTCAAACCTGAAGCGTAAATCATTTGGAAATCGAGCTGGTCATCAGTTGCACCGAGCTTATCGAACAAGTCGAATACTTGGTCATGAACCCAGTCAGGACGCGCACCTGGGCGGTCAATTTTATTGATTACAACGATAGGTTTCAGACCTAAAGCCAGCGCTTTCTTTGTTACAAAGCGTGTTTGTGGCATTGGACCTTCAACAGCATCAACCAGCAGCAATACGCCGTCAACCATGCCCAATACACGTTCAACTTCACCGCCGAAGTCCGCGTGACCCGGTGTGTCAACGATATTAATGTGCGTGCCGTTGTATTCGATGGCTGTATTTTTAGCCAGAATGGTAATGCCACGCTCTTTTTCAAGATCGTTGCTATCCATTACGCGCTCAGCGACTTGTTGGTTAGCGCGGAACGTACCGGCTTGTTGCAAAAGCTGGTCTACCAGCGTGGTTTTACCATGATCGACGTGGGCGATAATGGCGACGTTACGAAGTGCACGGGTCATGTTTGGACTGTGGGCTATTTGCGAAAGTGGCGGATTGTATCACGCTTAAGTGACAATTCAGAGCACTCGTCAAGCTTGAAGGAGAAAAAACGGCAGAAACACATAAAAAAAAGTGACCAACGGCATAACAAAACGACTTAAACATAATGCCCTGAACCAAGCAACCAGGACAGCAGACCAACAGGCGCCTTCCAAAAGTCAGCCGCCGTTGGTTTTGTCGACAGGTATGCCAGGCAAACCCAATGAGGCAGATAGTTGCAACAACATACCCGCCGTCGCCCCCCAAACCACCCGGCCATCATGCTCTAAAAAATGTGTAACACCCTTACCCTCAGGTCGCTCAATCCAGCGCCTTTCATAACGAGCAGGGTTCAATACGACATCTAAGGGCAACTCAAATACCTCGGCCACTTCATTGGCATCTGCTTGTACCGGATAGTTCGGCTCCAAAGTTGCCAATACCGGCGTTACGGCAAAACCACTGATAGTGCGATACTCACCCAGAGTATGGCAGGGGCAAATCCACGCACGGGGAATTCCAACTTCTTCTTCAGTTTCACGCAGCGCAGCATCAACCGCATCCACATCAGTCAACTCAATGGCGCCACCAGGGAAACTAACTTGACCCGCATGAACGGATAGATGCTGAGCCCGCTGCGTAAATAAAACAGTCACCTGCTGCGGATGCAAAACCATACCAATAAGCACCGCTGCTTTGCGCTCAACGCGGACATGCGGATGGTCTGCCGAAACTGAACTAGGCTTAATGGCAGCTAAACGGGCCTGCAACCATGGAATTAAAACCTCTGGGTCAGTCGGCAGCATTTGCATCTACTTTGGGCAAGCTTAAATCACGCCAGTGAGCCACCAGACGCAACAGCAAACCAACAATGAACAAACCCCAAACCCAAACCGCAGCCGTCAAACCAAGCTGTTGCGCAAAATAAAATAGCACCGCGACTACAATGGCCACCGTACCATAAAAATCTTCATGCAAAATAAACGGCACATCATTAACCATCATATCTCGCACCAAACCACCACCAACAGCAGTCACAAAAGCCAAGACACAAACACCAAACAGGTTTAAATCCATCGACATCGCAACTTGTGCGCCAGCAATACTAAACGCCACCAAACCAATTGAATCGGCAACAATAAATAGCTTGCGCAACATACCTCGATTTCGTTGATGTAACTTAATCACCCATGCCACTAGCAATGTCAGAAAAATAGTCCAAAAAGGCCCGTGATCAACAAAAACCCGCGGAACTTGATTCACCAGCACATCACGGATCATACCGCCACCAATGGCAGTCAGCAGAGCCAAAATCACCACCCCCAGCACATCAAAGCGTTTTTGCGCACCAATCAGATAGCCTGAAACAGTGAACGATGCAGTACCAATTAAATACAGCCAAGTAAACTCAGGTAACAACAATGCCTTGCCCTTTAATAATTAAATCTTACAGCTCTGGCGCTAAGCACTTATCAAGCTTGCCCTTACTGCTGTAGCCAACACTTTAAGCTGAGTCAATTGCGAACTCATTGATGCAAATTCATCTTTCTTGGCAGATTGTTCAATATTTTTGCTGCTAAGCGAAATTTGTGTTGCCCCCAATTGCCCCGCAGCACCTTTCAGTTTATGAGCGAAGCTAATGATCTGCTCCTTATCTAGCGTGGCAACAGATTCATCAAGCCCAAGCAGACACTCGTCGAGTGTCGGGTAAAACAACGCGAGCAGCTCATCTCGCATGTCCATACCCACAGCATTCTTTAACTCATTAAACATCGTTTCAATATCAATCAATTCTTGTTGTACAACCGCCGCCAAATCTCCATCCATTCTTTATGCTCCTATCTGTCTGAGTGTGTTACTTTTGTTTTTCTTGAACTGACCATCTTATTAATACGCGTTGCAATTCATCCGCGCGTATCGGCTTGGAAACAAAGTCATTCATTCCCGCCTGCATGCACTCGTCAATATCCGATTGAAACGCATTGGCTGTCAGCGCAACAATGGGTAACACGGTAAAACCAGCCCCTAGCGCACGTATAGCACGCGTTGCCGCAAAACCATCCATTTCAGGCATTTGGCAGTCCATCAGCACCAAATCATAGCTATGCTGTTGCGCCGCCTCAAATGCACTTAAGCCATTCGCCGCAACATCAACTCGGCAGCCCAATTTTTCCAACATAAGCACTGCAACTTTTTGGTTGATTGGATTATCCTCAGCCAGTAACACATACGGCTTTTGTGCAGCCAACTGCTCTTGCATTAAATGCACTGTCACCAATTGCTTATCTTCAATGGCAACATGCCGCATTTTAAGCGCCTCTTCCAACGCAAAATACAGTTGATTCTGCCGAATGGGTTTAGTCAAAAAGGCTGAGTAACCAGCAGCTTTGGCGTCTGCAGCAAGCCCTTGCACCGCCATGGAGGTCAATAAAATCAATGGCAACTGCTCATACCCTGCAATTGAATGCAGCTCGTTTGCCAGCGCCAAACCATCCATCTCGGGTAGCTGCATATCAATCACGGCCACTGCAAAACCAGTGTTGGCACGCAATAAATCGAGGGCCTCAGCCGGTCGACTCACACAACTAGCCTGTACGCCAATAGCCTCCAATTGCAATGTCAGTAATTCTCTATTTGCAGCAAAATCATCAACAACCAAAACACGAGAGCCACTTAAGTTTACCGAAATACTTGGCTCGGAGACTTCATCAACGCCCAGCCCTAACTCAATCTCAAACCAAAACAGAGCTCCTTCACCCAGCGTGCTCTCAACCCCAATCAGGCCATTCATTGCTTCGACTAAGCGCTTGCAAATCGACAACCCGAGACCGGTACCACCAAATTTTCTCGTTGTAGAGCTATCGGCCTGAGTAAAAGGCTTAAATAATTTATCTTTACCCTGAGCAGTTAAACCTATGCCGGTATCCTTGACAGTCACCCGTACACGACACAAGCTTTGTGTTAATGAAACCGCACTCACGCGCACAACGACCTCGCCCGCAGGTGTGAATTTGATTGCATTATTGAGTAGATTCAGCATGATCTGGCGTAAACGAGCAGGATCACCAATCAGCTTTTTAGGAACGGAGGGCTCAATTAAACAAGCCAAATCCAAACCTTGCCGACCGGCCTTCTCAGAAACAATATCTAAAGCGCCCTCAAAGGTATGTCGCAAATCAAACTCGATGGTCTCTAACTCCAAGTGACCAGCCTCAATTTTCGAAAAATCCAGCAAATCGTTGATCAAGTTCAGCAACGCCTCACCAGACTGCTCAATTGAATTGACATATTCAAGCTGGACTGGCGTTAAGCCGGTGTCGGCAAGTAAATTTGAAAACCCAATAACAGCATTCATTGGCGTCCTAATTTCATGGCTCATATTGGCCAAAAAATCACTTTTTGCTCGATTGGCCGACTCAGCCATCTCTTTGGCCGTCGCCATTGCTTCATTCAATCTTTTTTGCTCTGTGACATTAATTGCTACGCCAACATAACCATTTACTTCACCAGCATCGTCCAAGATGGCGGTGACCGACAATCTAACTTGAATCTGCGTTCCGTTTTTACACACATAAGTCCAATCGTTTGTATCACTTAAGCCTTGTTTGGCAAAAAACACGAACACATCAAACCCTTCGACTACGCGTCCTGTTTGCTCCCTAATTTGCTCCGCCCTAGCAGCAAGCTCAGCAGGCAAATGCAATATCGCGGGAGACTGCACATTAAGCATTTCTGCAGCACTATAGCCCACCATGCGCTCCGCGCCGGGGCTGAATAATCGAATAACACCCTGCGTATCGGTACTAATAATGCTCACTTCGGTAGCAGAATTAATTACCCCGCTTAATTGGCTTTGCAACC from Chitinibacter fontanus encodes:
- the nagE gene encoding N-acetylglucosamine-specific PTS transporter subunit IIBC, with protein sequence MNILGYLQKIGRSLMVPVAVLPAAAIMLGVGYWLDPAGWGSNSQLAAFLVKAGAAIIDKMPILFAVGVAYGMSKDKDGAAALAGLVGYLVVTTLLSPGAVSQIEGIKPEDVPKAFGKIENAFVGILAGVIAGEIYNKFSQVELHKALAFFSGRRCVPIITSVVMIVVSFVLMAVWPVIYNALVNFGLAIKDLGAVGAGIYAFFNRLLIPVGLHHALNSVFWFDVAGINDIPNFLGGAKSLAEGKAVAGVTGMYQAGFFPVMMFGLPGAALAIYHTAKPANKAAVASIMGAAAVTSFVTGVTEPLEFSFMFVAPLLFVVHAFLTGVSVFLAAQMQWISGFAFSGGFIDMFLSSQNPLAVKWYMLIAQGLVFFAIYYFVFRAAITALNLKTPGREDEVAGEAAAAPAASTAAGDVAQLGAAYVNVVGGAANITNIDACITRLRLSVNDADLVDEAAAKRLGASGVIKLNKQSVQIIVGPKAELIADQLRANVGVAAKK
- the dapA gene encoding 4-hydroxy-tetrahydrodipicolinate synthase, with protein sequence MLTGSLVALVTPMDVNGEIDFPTLRKLVDWHIEQGTSGIVAVGTTGESPTVDVEEHIAVVRTVVEQAAGRVPVIAGTGANSTREAIHLSNQALAVGANFGLSVVPYYNKPTQTGLYQHFKTITENTALPTLLYNVPGRTACDLSNDTALELAKLPNIVGIKDATGNMERAADLVKRAPANFAIYSGDDASTLPFILIGGHGTISVTANVAPNAMSQMCQAALNGQIDTAKSINDTLQGLHKHLFIEANPIPVKWALETMQKIPAGIRLPLTRLSESAQPIVREAMQTAGLIN
- the bamC gene encoding outer membrane protein assembly factor BamC, which translates into the protein MQPTHLKKITLATTLICLLSACSTDQSLLSSKVDYRSGSDNVNKNALEVPPDLTAITPNGTYSTPNTATAAQTVAPAKTQSGQEVLPQYGNARIVTQDGIRFIEAQIPAEKAWEDIKDFWLANGFILTTENPTIGVMETDWLENRANLPTDFMTNLFRKVADQFISTDTLDKYRARIERSSKPGVVNIYVTHRGMTEVFKEGEAQSKQWNGSVWTPSEPKPELEAEIMGLMLQSLGVKKEVAQAEAKQAVKVPSRAALSSSGQSIEITDSFDRAWRRVGLAFDRIGYNVQDRNRSAGVYTVQRAATDIDKEAETNYFSSLAFWKKADSKDTVKQSVGQTYDIKLSEANGKTLLSLSSKDGAIDPAVQKKILNDLLLQLK
- the typA gene encoding translational GTPase TypA; its protein translation is MTRALRNVAIIAHVDHGKTTLVDQLLQQAGTFRANQQVAERVMDSNDLEKERGITILAKNTAIEYNGTHINIVDTPGHADFGGEVERVLGMVDGVLLLVDAVEGPMPQTRFVTKKALALGLKPIVVINKIDRPGARPDWVHDQVFDLFDKLGATDDQLDFQMIYASGLNGFAKLNLEEESDNMRPLLDLLVSAVPSPPGDSDAPLQLQISALDYSTFTGRLGIGKVINGRIKPGQQVVVMNHDDQVSSGRINQVLGFKGLERIPVEQAEAGDIIIISGLDEIGIGVTICDKDNPVGLPVLGVDEPTLTMDFMVNTSPLAGTEGKFVTSRQIRDRLQKELLVNVALRVEDTDDTDVFRVSGRGELHLTILLENMRREGFEMAVAKPRVVYKDINGVKCEPYENLTIDLEDEHQGGVMEEIGRRRGELTNMVSDGQGRTRLEYHVPARGLIGFQGDFMTLTRGTGLMSHVFDDYAPAKADMPGRHNGVLISQDNGEAVAYALWKLDDRGRMFVSPGDKLYEGMVIGIHSRDNDLVVNPIKGKQLTNVRASGTDEAVRLTPPVKLTLESAVEFIADDELVEITPKSVRIRKRFLTENERKRNYKASSN
- a CDS encoding CoA pyrophosphatase, which translates into the protein MLPTDPEVLIPWLQARLAAIKPSSVSADHPHVRVERKAAVLIGMVLHPQQVTVLFTQRAQHLSVHAGQVSFPGGAIELTDVDAVDAALRETEEEVGIPRAWICPCHTLGEYRTISGFAVTPVLATLEPNYPVQADANEVAEVFELPLDVVLNPARYERRWIERPEGKGVTHFLEHDGRVVWGATAGMLLQLSASLGLPGIPVDKTNGG
- a CDS encoding trimeric intracellular cation channel family protein, giving the protein MLLPEFTWLYLIGTASFTVSGYLIGAQKRFDVLGVVILALLTAIGGGMIRDVLVNQVPRVFVDHGPFWTIFLTLLVAWVIKLHQRNRGMLRKLFIVADSIGLVAFSIAGAQVAMSMDLNLFGVCVLAFVTAVGGGLVRDMMVNDVPFILHEDFYGTVAIVVAVLFYFAQQLGLTAAVWVWGLFIVGLLLRLVAHWRDLSLPKVDANAAD
- a CDS encoding Hpt domain-containing protein, translating into MDGDLAAVVQQELIDIETMFNELKNAVGMDMRDELLALFYPTLDECLLGLDESVATLDKEQIISFAHKLKGAAGQLGATQISLSSKNIEQSAKKDEFASMSSQLTQLKVLATAVRASLISA
- a CDS encoding PAS domain-containing hybrid sensor histidine kinase/response regulator, with the protein product MDKVIRKFLFRTRVTVAIVILIGLVSSFSAWYIAQVRVQEQEQVRFTQQCDAMINNLRLRVHSLALGLNGARVVPLMTKGALLPNHFRRYIEGRNLQAEFPGALGFGFIRRVSAADVDVYLELQRHYRPEFTIHSLDSSHSADKHDLFVVEYIEPIDKNRAALGLNVASELRRRTAAIRSMLRDEMTLTEVIHLVQAGKNEPGFLMLLPYYLAPLEGAQITTDEQRKESLIGWVYTPILASQLMQGLEKFLPDEADFEVYSGSKAVPDQVLYDRDNHVSRKDSFLASERKFYRQSHVELGGQIWTVDISAVDVKHDLQYWLPMAVLALGLCMTSLLAILLLNMAKTRNRALILADEMSQTARQRELQINAMFDSTPDAIVLADNNGRILSANHALEHIFGYSSVALLGANVSILMPAEHARDHDAHIKKYQKHGPSSVMGKGRALWGKKANGELFPIEISLNRFDFEGRTHLVAQISDITQRYAAEQALRNSQRQLRMILECSGLGTWDLNLQTEAVVFGGTWGEMLGYETPHIVPCLASWKNLVHPDDLELANAVLTAHINQKIDFYSCEMRMRTASGAWKWILTVGRVYERDEQGQVVSIAGIHLDIDSRKQNELMLLRREAELARLQSQLSGVINSATEVSIISTDTQGVIRLFSPGAERMVGYSAAEMLNVQSPAILHLPAELAARAEQIREQTGRVVEGFDVFVFFAKQGLSDTNDWTYVCKNGTQIQVRLSVTAILDDAGEVNGYVGVAINVTEQKRLNEAMATAKEMAESANRAKSDFLANMSHEIRTPMNAVIGFSNLLADTGLTPVQLEYVNSIEQSGEALLNLINDLLDFSKIEAGHLELETIEFDLRHTFEGALDIVSEKAGRQGLDLACLIEPSVPKKLIGDPARLRQIMLNLLNNAIKFTPAGEVVVRVSAVSLTQSLCRVRVTVKDTGIGLTAQGKDKLFKPFTQADSSTTRKFGGTGLGLSICKRLVEAMNGLIGVESTLGEGALFWFEIELGLGVDEVSEPSISVNLSGSRVLVVDDFAANRELLTLQLEAIGVQASCVSRPAEALDLLRANTGFAVAVIDMQLPEMDGLALANELHSIAGYEQLPLILLTSMAVQGLAADAKAAGYSAFLTKPIRQNQLYFALEEALKMRHVAIEDKQLVTVHLMQEQLAAQKPYVLLAEDNPINQKVAVLMLEKLGCRVDVAANGLSAFEAAQQHSYDLVLMDCQMPEMDGFAATRAIRALGAGFTVLPIVALTANAFQSDIDECMQAGMNDFVSKPIRADELQRVLIRWSVQEKQK